Part of the Oncorhynchus mykiss isolate Arlee chromosome 12, USDA_OmykA_1.1, whole genome shotgun sequence genome, GTACCTATGTCTAAGTCCAGTACTGAACACCACCACTTCTCTTAGCCCCAACCCTTTATACATATTAGTTTATATGATAGGGGTTGAATTTAgatgggaaaatacattttcaaaataaaatattCAAACTAAGTCCAGAACCATTGGTCTATCACCTTTCCTGTGTGTCATTGTGCCTGTTCACCCTCTCCGCCTCCTCCTTCTTCTCATCCATCCATCGCTCCAGaagctcttctttctctctccaggccGCTGCAAGCCCCTCCTTCAGCTCCCGCTGCTCCAACCGCAGGGCTGCCAACTCCTTTGATTGGCTCGCCAATGCAAACTCAAACTCTGATAGGCTGGCCTGCAGAAGGTTGGCCTCCCTGGCTTGAGTGACAGCTTCCTTCCGATAGCGGGAGACTCTAATAGAAGATGGTGACAGGAGTCTATGTAAGCTTATATCAGACAAGACATTAGACAACCTCACAACTTATGCCTCAGTTTCATGCCTCATCTTTGTAGAACATTTCATGGATGCATTATTAAACCATATAGACTACTGTACCATAACATTAATGTATAAACAGATCTTATTGGTTGATCACTTACTGTGAGTGGCAGTATTGGAGCTCAGCATCTTTCAGGTACATGACAGTGGTCAGGTCAGAGACTGTCTGAGAGAGCTGGGGAGGAATAAGAGGAGAAGAAGATTGGACTAGTAAGAGCAGGTCAAAAATATGATAAACAATCACTCACCTGTGTACAAGGCTATTATGTGAGTAATCTATGTGAGGGCTGGGGTTGCCAGAAGCAGCACAAGACATCAGAGAATCCAACTGATCGGATGACGTAGAACCTTAATGTAGCAgtatcacacatacacacctccCTTTCCACAACTTGTGAAAAAGTGCACAATAATCTTGAAAATTGTGACTGAATCCAGTAAGATCATTTTAAGTCACCTTTTCTGTTATATGTTCACTCTCTCTGAGCTGGAGGTATAGTTCTCTGTGGTCAACCGTCAGCCCAACATCTCCTTCAGAACTGTGGAAAATATTGACATATCATTAGAGAATAGTCTTCAAATAATTGTTTGCAACACATTTGTAAAACTCAGCATTTTCCCTAGGTGTTGCCATTGTCCTACCTGGGTCTCTGTACCTCATCCCAAAGTGTATCCCGTAAATCAAGCTGTTCCGCTAGCTCGGACACTGAAAAGAGACAATCACAATATGTTGTCAAAGAATTAATGATTCAAATGTCATCAATACACAGATATCTCCGACAACTTACAGGTGTTAAAGATACCACTGAAGGGGTCCTTTTGTGTACAATCTCTCTGGAACAGTCTAGCGCGCACGTGACTCTTCCACCCTTCCATTGCTGTCTTTTCTCTGAAAATGTAAACGCCTTGTTCGAGGTTGCGATTGTTGATACAATTGAAAAACTTTAAATTGGCAAGAAACCTTGAATCAACACTGCGTCTGCCACGACATAAAACTTTCTGTGAGCAGTCCAGTCTATCACTTAACTTTGTGATATTTTAATCCCTCCACACTTCACATTCAATTCAGTGGCAGTCAAACCCAAGAGTGCCTGTGGTAAAACATACACTGGCAAAACAAACAAGCTATTTGCCTGGGCGTCAGTTTATACAACAGTACAATTGATCCAGTGGATAAATTAATTAGCTAATGTTGCCGTTGTACCAGGTCATTCTGTCTTTGTCTTACCAGCAATATACTTTTATCTGAAATTCACACACGAATGTATGCGCTAACCTTAGCTGCGCTGATGAATAATTAGTTGCAGGGCTGTGCTCACAAACTTCAACAGGACTGAGGATGCGGAGAAAAAGACTGCACAGTATACAGATCAAAGCAAAAGCACTGCTAGTCATGGCTGTCTGGGCTCAGCTGCAACAGGATGTCTTCTTCCCGCAGTATTATGGCGGTCCGCAAACAATCCTAgaggtgcatgccgccacctactgtaggGGTGGTACACTATAGAAAAATATCCAATGTAGGAAGGGGAAAAACGACAACGAAatcatacaaaatacaaaaatagacACATAAAATTACATACAAAACGGTCACTTCCTTCAGTCACATCCCTACACAGGCACCTGTGAGGGCGGAACATCATTTGTCAGGATTTCTTGCAATGTATCGGATGTTAACACATTGAGTTCCAATGTGTTCTGCTGCACTCACAATGACTTCAATTTCTCAGATTTCATCTTCGTGTGTGCTGTGTAGTTTATCAGCAAAAATATACTACAAAATCAACATGCAATATATTTCACATGTAATATATCAGGATTCCTTGGTATCCGAGAAACGTTCACTTGTGTAGGCTCAGTTATCACTGTCTTCTCACGCTCCTTCAAATCTTCTCACCGCCTCCAGATAGGAGACACGCTGGAAAGCCCTTACTCTTGCCACCTGTCTCCTTCACCCTAACAGGGCAATCCGGGAAATCAGGCATATGTTTGCCACCAATGTTGCAGTATATAATCTCAGCTGGCACAGAATATTATTCCCTTCTGCATACACTTGATACATGTCCAAATATTTTGCATTTACTGTCTAGCCAAAAATATTTGCACCCTTGCACTTTTTGGaaataatgaaaaaacaaatCCCAGAAAACTTTTgaaattaaaacatattttggtATCAGCATATTTATGTATTTGGTTTGCAGTTGAAAAAAAATTGTAATAATTTACTAAATGTTAGTTTATTCCACAAAGAAATTCTAAAATGACCCGGACAATTAGATTTCAAGCAGGTGATTCTCCGTTGCTTTGGAATTGAACTTACCTGTGGTGAGTTGCAGGGGCCTGCAATATAAAAATCCCTCATTCAACCAGTTTTAATAAAGGAAAGGACTCATTCTCCTGTTTTGTGCCACAATGAGGATGGAGAAAAGAAAGAAAACCAGAGAATTATCTGAGGAGGTCAGACACAAGATTGTAGCCAAGCATGGACAATCTCAAGGTTACAAGTCCATCTCCAGGGAACTTGATGTTCCTGTTTCCACCATATGTAATGTTATCAAGAAGTTTAAGGCCCATGCCACAGTAGCCAACATCCCTGGACGTGGCCGCAAGAGAAAGCTTGATGGAAATTTGCAGCGAATGATTGTTTGAATGATGGAAAAAGTACCTTGATCAATTGCCACACAGATTCAAGCTGACCTTCAGACACAACTCGCACCATACGTCGCCAACTCAATGAAAGGGGGATATGGTAGGAGACCCAGGAGGACCACACTGCCGAGAGAGACATAAGAAAGCCCGACTGCTATTTGCCAAAACACACCTGAACATGCCAAAATCCTCTGGGAGAATGTCCTGTGGACAGATGAGACCAAATTAGAGCTTTTTGGTGAAGCACACCATCTATGTTTACAGAAAACACAATGAAACCTTCAAAGAAAATAACAGAGATTCAGTGAGGTTATTGGGTTGCAATGTCAGACCCAGTGTCAGAGAGCTGGGTCTCCGTCGAAGGTCATGGGTCTTCAAGCAGGACAATGACACCAAACACACTTCAAAAAGCACCCAGGAATGGTTCAaaacaaaccactggactgttcTGAAGTGGCCAGCAATGAGACCAGATCTAAGTCCCATTCAAAACttgtggagagatctgaaaacaaGAGTTGGGAGAAGGCACCCTTCAAATCTGGGAGAACTGGAGACGTTTGCACA contains:
- the si:ch1073-143l10.2 gene encoding uncharacterized protein si:ch1073-143l10.2 isoform X1, which gives rise to MTSSAFALICILCSLFLRILSPVEVCEHSPATNYSSAQLREKTAMEGWKSHVRARLFQRDCTQKDPFSGIFNTLSELAEQLDLRDTLWDEVQRPSSEGDVGLTVDHRELYLQLRESEHITEKLSQTVSDLTTVMYLKDAELQYCHSQVSRYRKEAVTQAREANLLQASLSEFEFALASQSKELAALRLEQRELKEGLAAAWREKEELLERWMDEKKEEAERVNRHNDTQERWHRFTRRLNKHHRREMLRPGEQTNSWTTGRPTTEPATTIQKEGGAHCPGWTLTFNPKSLLY
- the si:ch1073-143l10.2 gene encoding uncharacterized protein si:ch1073-143l10.2 isoform X4, which produces MEGWKSHVRARLFQRDCTQKDPFSGIFNTLSELAEQLDLRDTLWDEVQRPSSEGDVGLTVDHRELYLQLRESEHITEKLSQTVSDLTTVMYLKDAELQYCHSQVSRYRKEAVTQAREANLLQASLSEFEFALASQSKELAALRLEQRELKEGLAAAWREKEELLERWMDEKKEEAERVNRHNDTQERWHRFTRRLNKHHRREMLRPGEQTNSWTTGRPTTEPATTIQKEGGAHCPGWTLTFNPKSLLY
- the si:ch1073-143l10.2 gene encoding uncharacterized protein si:ch1073-143l10.2 isoform X3; the encoded protein is MKSEKLKSLEKTAMEGWKSHVRARLFQRDCTQKDPFSGIFNTLSELAEQLDLRDTLWDEVQRPSSEGDVGLTVDHRELYLQLRESEHITEKLSQTVSDLTTVMYLKDAELQYCHSQVSRYRKEAVTQAREANLLQASLSEFEFALASQSKELAALRLEQRELKEGLAAAWREKEELLERWMDEKKEEAERVNRHNDTQERWHRFTRRLNKHHRREMLRPGEQTNSWTTGRPTTEPATTIQKEGGAHCPGWTLTFNPKSLLY
- the si:ch1073-143l10.2 gene encoding uncharacterized protein si:ch1073-143l10.2 isoform X2, producing the protein MTSSAFALICILCSLFLRILSPVEVCEHSPATNYSSAQLREKTAMEGWKSHVRARLFQRDCTQKDPFSGIFNTLSELAEQLDLRDTLWDEVQRPSSEGDVGLTVDHRELYLQLRESEHITEKLSQTVSDLTTVMYLKDAELQYCHSQVSRYRKEAVTQAREANLLQASLSEFEFALASQSKELAALRLEQRELKEGLAAAWREKEELLERWMDEKKEEAERVNRHNDTQERWHRFTRRLNKHHRREMLRPGEQTNSWTTGRPTTEPATTIQTVAGTLLCPN